A region from the Triticum urartu cultivar G1812 chromosome 1, Tu2.1, whole genome shotgun sequence genome encodes:
- the LOC125518470 gene encoding strigolactone esterase D14-like, with amino-acid sequence MNARVFGNVGETLVLAHGYGGSRFVWDDVVPSLADKFRVVVFDWSFSGVADGGGCSERRFSYHDFADELVALMDELGLRGAVFLGHSMAGMIGCIASLARPDLFSHLVLVGASPRYINDDGYEGGFGRGEVDAMLGAIETDFTEWAPLFAETVVGVDHPAAVAKFAKQLAMMRPATALRVMRTVLTCDVRDVLPDVKAPCTIVHCTQDAVAPLAVARYMQHRLAGCAGGGGAASVVIQSSSHFPQLTAPKEFVRVIEAILLDR; translated from the exons ATGAATGCGAGGGTTTTCGGCAACGTCGGTGAGACCCTGGTGCTCGCCCACGGCTACGGGGGCAGCCGGTTCGTCTGGGACGACGTCGTCCCGTCGCTGGCGGACAAGTTCCGGGTCGTCGTCTTCGACTGGAGCTTCTCCGgcgtggcggacggcggcgggtGCTCCGAGCGGCGGTTTTCGTACCACGACTTCGCCGACGAACTCGTGGCGCTGATGGACGAGCTCGGGCTGAGGGGAGCAGTGTTCCTGGGCCACTCCATGGCTGGCATGATCGGCTGCATTGCGTCGCTTGCAAGGCCAGACCTATTCAGCCACCTCGTGCTGGTTGGGGCGTCACCTAG GTACATCAACGACGACGGCTACGAGGGCGGATTCGGCCGCGGAGAGGTGGACGCCATGCTCGGAGCCATCGAGACCGATTTCACCGAGTGGGCGCCGCTCTTCGCCGAGACCGTGGTCGGGGTGGACCACCCAGCGGCCGTCGCAAAGTTCGCCAAGCAGCTGGCGATGATGCGCCCGGCCACCGCGCTCCGCGTCATGCGCACCGTGCTCACCTGCGACGTCCGGGACGTGCTCCCGGACGTCAAGGCACCATGCACCATCGTGCACTGCACCCAGGACGCCGTGGCGCCGCTCGCAGTTGCTCGCTACATGCAGCACCGATTGGCCGGGTGcgctggtggcggcggcgcggcctCGGTGGTCATCCAGTCCTCCAGCCACTTCCCACAGCTCACCGCGCCAAAGGAGTTCGTCCGGGTCATTGAGGCCATCTTGCTCGACCGCTGA